One Nicotiana sylvestris chromosome 12, ASM39365v2, whole genome shotgun sequence genomic window carries:
- the LOC138883486 gene encoding uncharacterized protein produces the protein MDPLKYIFQKPMPTGKLAKWQILLSEFDIIYVTQKAVKGQVLIDHLAENHVDGEYEPLKMYFPDEEVSFVGEDITETYDGWRMFFGGAANFKRVGIGAVLVSEIGQHYPVSAKLRFPCTNNMAEYEACILGHRLAIDMNVQELLVIGDPDLLVYQVLGEWATKNTKILPYLYCVQELIKRFTKIEFKHVLRVQNEFADALATLSSMIQHPDKNFINPIPIGIHKQLAYCAHVEEKSDGNSWFHDIKEYLAKEEYPEHATHTKKCTR, from the coding sequence atggatccgctGAAATAcatcttccagaaacccatgcctacgggaaagttagcaaaatggcagatattgctaagtgagttcgacatcatctatgtaactcagaaggcagtcaaaggGCAAGTGTTAATAGATCATTTGGCAGAAAATCATgtagatggagaatacgaaccactgaaaatgtattttcccgacgaagaggtatcattcgtaggagaagatatcactgaaacatatgatggttggagaatgttcttcggcGGAGCGGCAAACTTCAAAAGAGTGGGTATTGGCGCTGTCTTAGTGTCAGAAATAGGCCAACACTATCCGGTATCCGCAAAACTCAGGTTTccatgtaccaacaatatggcagaatatgaggcttgcatcttgGGACACAggttggccattgacatgaatgttcaggagttgctggtgatTGGAGATCCCGACCTTTTGGTGTATCAGGTTTTaggagaatgggctaccaagAACACCAAGATATTACCATATTTGTACTGTGTACAAGAGCTGATcaagaggtttacaaagatagaGTTCAAACATGTTCTGAGGGTTCAGAACGAGTTtgcagatgcattggccactttatcttccatgatacagcacccagacaagaacttcatcaATCCTATCCCAATAGGAATTCATAAGCAGCTAGCTTATTGCGCTCATGTTGAAGAAAAAAGTGATGGAAATtcgtggttccacgacatcaaggaatacttggcaaaggAAGAGTATCCGGAACACGCAACTCATACTAAGAAGTGCACACGCTAA